gagATGTTGAAAAAATGCTTTATGGTTTTGATCATTATCTGACATACAAGATTAGCTGTAGATATATTTGCACATTTCTTGCATACTTCTGCGGTCAGAttcgtttatattttatgttctaCTCTCGTTTTCCAGTGTAAAGAACATTCCTAGAGAAAATCAGTCTCTCCTTTCGAGGGAAGAAACACATTTAAGCCAGAACCATGTTTCCACTGAAGGCAGTGCAAAGCGAAAGAAGAGATATGGTGGCATTTTAGATGTCAGCAGCCTACAAATGCTCGAGGAGAAGAGAGATGTATCTTGCCCTCTATCTTATGTGCTTCACAATACTAAACCTGTTGGTCACCAGGTACATACGTCAATGTTGTCCAAAGCTTTAACGCATGGTTAACTTAATAGTTTCAAGTTTGGAGGGTGGTTTGTGATGTAGGACCTTACACATGTTGGTATTATTCTTCTGCCAATTGCAGGATCTTGTTGGTTTAGTCATATCAATGCTACTTCTAGGGGATTTCAGCTTGGTTTTGCTTACCCTGCTCCAGATGTTCTCATTCTCGTTGGCAGACGTTTTTCTAGTTCTATTTATTTTGCCTCTCGGCATTCTCCTCCCATTCCCTGCTGGAATCAATGCCTTATTCAGCCAAGGACCTAGACGTTCTGCAGGGCTCGCTCGTGTCTACGCGTTGTGGAACCTCACATCCTTGGTCAATGTTGTAAGTCCCATCACGTTCACTTCCATTACCTGAATATTCAAGCCAAAACTGTTTGTGTTCACTAACTCATGACTTCATCATTGGACCATCCCATCTGATTGGTTGCTTTACCTTTTGCCCAGTTGGTTGCATTTCTCTGTGGGTATGTTCACTCAAAATCTCAATCGTCCAAGCATCCAAGCTTTCAGCCATGGACTATTAACATGTGAGAGGTTTCTTCCATGAGCTGAAAAGAAGTGAACTTTCATTATTCTTCAGAACTCCAAACTGATGGACATATGatgatatatttgttttttgtgttttccAGGGATGAAAGTGAATGGTGGATCTTCCCAGCGGGATTGGTTGTTTGTAAATTTCTCCAATCCCGACTCGTTAATTGGCACGTTGCGAATCTGGAGATCCAAGATCGATCCTTGTACAGTAACGAGTTCGATATGTTCTGGCAGTCCtgatgattatataattatttgctCATCTTGACAGAGACTCTATTTTCTCTTACCTTGTCTTTTTTTCTGGGGGAGGGAAAGTTGTTCTTCACCACATGGGTTTGCTCGTTGGCTGGCAGGCTTCATCATCATCCCACACTCAATTGACTCTTAGGGCAGAAGTAGATAACAACCCAAATCATCTTAAATNaaaaaaaaaaaaaaaaaaaaaaaaaaaaaaaaaaaaaaaaaaaaaaaggaagcatTCTCCCAATTGTAATCAAATCCTCTGTTTTATTTCCCTAAAGACaccatcttccttttccttttccttttccttttcctttgtgTTGTTCACAGTGATGTATATATTTTGGGATTTGTGTTATTTCCCTTTGAATCCCAACCTGTCTGGTAGATTTAACATCCTTTTTTACTGTAATAAGCTCAGTGGCTATGGCGGAGAACTGTCTGAATTGTTAACACTATGAGCATTGAGTCTTTACTAATCTAATGGTTCTGAAATTTGTGATTTATTTCATCCTTAAACAGATCATCACAGAGAAGCTTAACTAAAGCAGACGATACACAAACACTATACCACTCGAtttcaaaaccctaaccctaaatCTCCAACAAACGCCATTTTTTGTACCTTCAGCCTTTCCTTCCTTCATCTCCCTCCCCGTTTCTGTAATTTTGCCTCCAGCGGCCTCTTCACCGTCACGTACCTGTACATCCACGTCAGTGCCGCTATCGCTGCCACCGTACAAGTTGCTGAGAAGAAGAATCCGGCAGCCGCGAGGACCAGAACAGTTGCGGCGGGTACCAAAATCGGACTAAACAAGACGAGAATCGGAGTGGACAGTATGAGGATTAGAACTGTTCCTGTTATAGTCAATCCAGAAGAGACGAGGAAGATGGTACCGATGGTTGCCGCCGTCAAGAACTTGACGATGTGGCGAGAGGAGGGAGGGGAGTCGTAGAGAGTCCGACTGGTCGCCGGTCTTGATTGACTGGACATGATGATCGCGAAGGCTTCGCCGCTGTGATTTTGATGGAGTTGACAATACGATTTCGCTCGTCTTTTTGTGGATAACgtataaataatagaaatttcATGCGGAGGAGATGACATTTGAGATTTTTGAATTCGTACGTGTCGACGTTGCATGGCCTTCAATCTTGGTGGAACGACACGTCGTACAATATAATCTAATTAGATTTTTACTAAGgttggaaattaaattttaaaatataatgaatgtttcacaattaaaattaaagttatcaggaagaaaaaattatatacaaatCACTAATCTTTGATAGTTTATGTTAGAGGCTCTTTTGATTAATTTGTGATTTCGGGTCACATTTGCAGTAGTAAGACCTAGAACAGAAGAACGCTAGTTAGTGATTACGTCCCGCCGACCAACAGAGTTACAgcaatttcactttttttttctaaggtTCCTTATTCACCACTTTGCGTTCGTGATGAGCTGGTTTCACTCCTTCTGAAAATGGGACGAGATCCCTTTTGAAAACCTAATGAAGGGGCAAAGTTGATGTATGCTAAAGAGGATTGTTCTATAGGAGCACTTATTCAACTTTGGATGGTCGACGAACCTCTCCGTAAGCCTTGAAAAGCGAATTGTCATAAGAGACAGGATATGCTGTTCGTGTAGCTAGAAtctaaaaattcttttttcttttctttttatgttatATAGCTCTGCAAGCAAGGAGGGCTAGAGAATCAAGGGGGCTTCCACGGGCGATTTTGTAACCACAGTGCACACCTctaaacaaactaaaaaaatttcaaccccAACGTTTCGTTCTTAGATAATCTACTGAACATacaaattgttatttattaaaattgaaaaactaaattattatttttataaaagttgaggagcaaaaatattttaaacctaTTTATTATTAGCTTTATGATTGTATTAAACGacattttattgttattttcttttatattttattaattattcttttacaatataatgaaaatttaagacctatatatatatatatatatatatatgaaatgagACGGCGTAAAGGTTTATACATTACTTAATTTGaccttaaaaagaaaaagaaaaaaaaaaaaaaaaacaggcgGCGCCGATGATTAGGAGACGAAACCAAATTTGATTGGATGTcttccaattaaaaaaatgaaaagggagCAAATAAATTAACCATGTTCTTTGAACAGAATCGATCTATTCAACTGCGCTGAATTTTTCGATTCGGTTTCCGACGACGATAATGGGAATTCCATCGGATTTGAGAGATCTATGGGTGGAAAGAAGGAATGCTCTTGTAATTCCATCGCCGGCTGAAGAACGGAAAATATCGAACGCGAAGCGTTGTACTCAAGGTCTGTTACTGCGCTCTCGATTCCTTGATCCTTcgtttctttgattttcacGTCCTTTAAGCTTTGTGGAGTTGGTTGAAATTTAGGattcttattaaaaacaatGGAATCTCGATGTTAACGCAATGGATTTGATCTTCTTTAGCTGCTGTACTAATTGTCACTGGATAATTTGTAGGGAAAATGTGAAAATATCTGCCTCCatgttttgtttcattatGATGAGAATTGTTTTCTCtcacttctttctttttttggagcTGGAGATGCAAGTGCGatcaatgttttgttttctttttaagtcaATGCTTTTAGATTTTGCTTATTTACaagttttatttgattattaatcGCATCATATCTTGTTCATAACATCAGCTAGCCTTTGTATACTTTTCAGAAGGTGTTCGTGCTGGTTTCAAGAATGCTTCTATTGCATGTGTGGCCAGTGCAGTGCCTACGGTATTCGTTCTGACATAATAAGCTTTGGGTTTAATCTGTTTTGATGTCGGTATTTGTAGTTTAAAACAGCATAAATTTGACCATATTAGTAGGTTGCACATTAACAAAAGGCATAAAGCTCATCAATAGCTTAAAGCTTTCTTCCAATTACATTGTGTTGGTTTGAGTTATGTCTTCGTAGTATAGGCACTCTATTTTGGCCCATTCCATGTAATTACTTGCCTGCACTTGTTCTATAGATACATATATTTCGTCTTCTCCCGAATCGGTCAGTCTAAACTGCCAGTGCAGATAATCGAACATGTTAATGGTTACCAGACAAAAAGTTGAAAGGATTTAAGAGTAGACTATCTGATTCTTTCATCATgtttgtgaaagaaaagacaGACAGAAGTAGAATATGATTGTTGATCTCCATATGGTAGATATAGTAAGAAAAACACTATTATTTCGGTGCTGGTGggttgaagaaaattatttggttttatttctttaaggATATCTTCTTTGGAAATCAAATTTAGAGTTTATTGGGGCTTGATTCTTTTGTAATAACAGCTTTCCCCCCTTGTTTATTTGAACAGGCAAACCATTTG
The nucleotide sequence above comes from Cucurbita pepo subsp. pepo cultivar mu-cu-16 chromosome LG11, ASM280686v2, whole genome shotgun sequence. Encoded proteins:
- the LOC111805707 gene encoding early nodulin-93-like: MGIPSDLRDLWVERRNALVIPSPAEERKISNAKRCTQEGVRAGFKNASIACVASAVPTLVAVRVVPWAKANLNYTAQALIISAASIAAYFITADKTILECARRNSQLEHALRRQGS